A stretch of Nilaparvata lugens isolate BPH chromosome 12, ASM1435652v1, whole genome shotgun sequence DNA encodes these proteins:
- the LOC111056839 gene encoding uncharacterized protein LOC111056839: MYIKKHTKMYRPITERGINGNCLRFRWDKFEIIDPILIFQSLKPIVLDICLREAEKFNYNIKWYVALKLKLKKLVADHEMDTTPTFHGIARTILQIQDNINEFSVQWDEAEGIIWNKIDKFIQYGSGWVINSIECFDLNIVCYKPIYSGTYVPTPKKLDNKKSTINIKNEDQRCFLWSVLAYFNQDQKHNRVRDLKKYSHSVNVGDLEFPLKIEDIPKFESLNVDICINVYDYIEECDTISPIYVSKYQSRLHKINLILLEDKHFIYIRNLSRLTLANVASSYIPTPKKLANRKSTINIKNEDQKSFLWSVLSFFNEDQKHNRVTDLQKYSHLVNVGDLEFPVKIEDIQKFESFNEDICINIYNYAEESDTISPLYVSKYQNRLHKINLILLEDKHFIYIRNLSRLTLANAASSYIPTPKKLANKKSTINIKNEDQKSFLWSVLSFFNEDQKTIE; the protein is encoded by the coding sequence aTGTATATTAAAAAACATACAAAAATGTATAGGCCCATTACAGAGAGAGGTATAAATGGAAACTGTTTGCGTTTTAGATGGgataagtttgaaattattgatcctatattgatatttcaaagcTTGAAACCAATTGTACTTGATATATGTTTAAGAGAAgctgaaaaatttaattataatataaaatggtaTGTTGCACTCAAATTAAAGCTAAAGAAATTAGTTGCAGATCATGAAATGGATACTACACCAACATTTCATGGGATAGCACGAACAATTCTACAAATTCAAGATAACATAAATGAGTTTAGTGTTCAATGggatgaagcagaaggtattatatggaataaaatagataaattcaTACAATATGGTAGTGGTTGGGtgattaattcaattgaatgtttcgatttgaatattgtttgctaCAAACCAATATATTCAGGAACATATGTGCCAACTCCCAAAAAGCTTGATAATAAGAAATCaactattaatataaaaaatgaggaTCAAAGGTGCTTCTTATGGTCAGTACTAGCTTACTTCAATCAAGACCAAAAACACAATAGAGTaagagatttaaaaaaatactcaCATTCAGTTAATGTTGGGGATTTGGAATTCCCTCTAAAAATAGAAGACATTCCAAAATTTGAGAGTTTGAATGTAGATATTTGTATAAATGTCTATGATTATATAGAAGAGTGTGACACTATCTCCCCAATCTATGTATCTAAATATCAAAGTAGAttgcataaaataaatttaatcttgctagaggataaacatttcatttatataaggAATCTTTCAAGACTCACTCTTGCAAATGTGGCTAGTTCATACATTCCAACCCCCAAAAAACTTGCTAATAGGAAATCaactattaatataaaaaatgaagatcAGAAATCATTCTTATGGTCAGTACTATCATTCTTCAATGAAgatcaaaaacacaatagagTAACAGACCTACAAAAATACTCACATTTAGTTAATGTTGGGGATTTGGAATTCCCTGTAAAAATAGAAGACATACAAAAATTTGAGAGTTTCAATGAAgatatttgtataaatatttataattatgcaGAAGAGAGTGACACCATCTCCCCACTCTATGTATCTAAATATCAAAATAGAttgcataaaataaatttaatcttgctagaggataaacatttcatttatataaggAATCTTTCAAGACTCACTCTTGCAAATGCAGCTAGTTCATACATTCCAACCCCCAAAAAACTTGCTAATAAGAAATCaactattaatataaaaaatgaagatcAGAAATCATTCTTATGGTCAGTACTATCATTCTTCAATGAAGATCAAAAAACAATAGAGTAA